A window of the Planococcus citri chromosome 4, ihPlaCitr1.1, whole genome shotgun sequence genome harbors these coding sequences:
- the LOC135842433 gene encoding uncharacterized protein LOC135842433 has translation MNDKLFSHLIMAHFLSGWWSVLGGDSNNKNIIDSEDLEVLKLVTEDPYLYQHVRDRIIAMKQEIIEIERLHDIAEKENLEKQVKIHCYRKYLQAVKIRDWIVDLDEEFPKWLNDLPVDRFIKWVLALKYAEGPIFDDLRNRLQKSTINVEAFANEMYSWVEETSSFFANMSEVPKPKQEEIPHLCKIIIGGKEETIAACKILLSTISGDRTNSRFAFSIRRNKDSSTADTFPTKFYVIITQYEKLHADTKIGFDDVLKKVKSNSEYIIHNCTILENFLVNRVETDDSEYEEEQTTTLSISTIVIRIGYPINLQGTSPEELEENYLKLVSVMNAIRTDLLELMQKSDGDIFIQDEFTSH, from the exons ATGAATGACAAGCTTTTTTCTCACTTGATAATGGCACATTTCTTGTCAGGGTGGTGGAGTGTCCTAGGCGGAGATTCCAATAACAAGAACATTATTGATTCT gaAGATCTGGAAGTACTTAAACTGGTCACAGAGGATCCATATTTGTACCAACATGTACGGGATAGGATTATTGCTATGAAACAGGAGATTATTGAAATAGAGAGGTTACATGATATTGCAGAGAAAGAAAACTTAGAAAAGCAAGTGAAAATT cattgcTATCGCAAATATTTACAAGCGGTTAAAATACGAGACTGGATTGTTGATCTAGATGAAGAATTTCCGAAATGGTTGAACGATCTTCCAGTTGATCGGTTCATTAAATGGGTATTAGCTCTAAAATATGCCGAAGGACCTATTTTCGATGATCTGAGAAATCGCCTACAAAAATCTACCATAAACGTGGAGGCATTTGCAAATGAAATGTATTCATGGGTCGAAGAAACATCATCGTTTTTTGCTAATATGTCCGAAGTGCCGAAACCAAAGCAGGAAGAAATACCACATCTATGCAAAATAATTATCGGAGGCAAAGAAGAAACAATAGCTGCGTGCAAAATCCTATTAAGTACTATCTCTGGTGATAGAACTAACAGTAGGTTTGcat TTTCTATTCGTCGTAATAAAGATTCTTCAACTGCTGATACTTTCCCTACAAAATTTTACGTTATTATTACACAATACGAAAAATTACACGCGGATACAAAAATTGGTTTCGATGACGTTTTAAAA AAAGTAAAAAGTAATTCGGAATATATTATCCATAACTGCACCATATTAGAGAATTTTCTTGTGAATCGTGTTGAAACTGATGATTCAGAATATGAAGAAGAACAAACAACTACTTTATCCATATCCACCATAGTTATTCGAATAGGTTACCCGATAAATTTACAAGGTACATCCCCTGAAGAATTGGAGGAAAATTACTTAAAACTCGTGTCTGTGATGAATGCT aTAAGGACTGACTTACTAGAATTGatgcaaaaatctgatggagacATTTTTATCCAGGATGAATTTACATCTCACTAA
- the LOC135843785 gene encoding uncharacterized protein LOC135843785, protein MNFKLFSHLTMAHLVSGWWSVLCEDSNEGILDSNDQKLLKKLTYDPNLYQEVGDTLIGLKQESNKKREEVAQLYYAVCEENKNYHAENHGMLKYIQAVKIRDWIVDLETEFPIWLRDLEVDRFIKWVLALNFVERPIFDDLRNRLQKSPINVDEFANEMYSMVEETSSFYANLSEVPKPKQAEIPRLCEIIIGGEKERKAACKILLSTICGDRTKYHTINNNIISSSIADTYPTKFYLIITQYKKLNTEDRIGFDQILKNVTSNSEFNNQKCAILESLLLVRSQTDGQEQKTTLPTIVIRIGCPINIRGLSCGEFKENYPKLRSVMNAIKTDQEELLRAEQSGGNILTQDDYISQKWLRFFESRSITADSTGKGNSKEPSR, encoded by the exons AtgaatttcaagcttttttcccACTTGACGATGGCACATCTCGTATCGGGGTGGTGGAGTGTCCTATGCGAGGATTCCAATGAAGGTATACTTGATTCT aacGATCAGAAATTACTTAAAAAGCTAACATATGACCCAAATTTGTACCAAGAAGTAGGGGATACGTTGATTGGTCTAAAACAGGAGTCAAATAAAAAACGTGAAGAAGTAGCGCAGTTATATTATGCTGTATGTGAAGAAAACAAGAATTATCATGCGGAAAAT caTGGCATGCTCAAATATATACAAGCGGTTAAAATACGAGACTGGATTGTTGATCTAGAAACAGAATTTCCGATATGGTTGAGAGATCTTGAAGTCGATCGTTTCATTAAATGGGTATTAGCTCTCAATTTTGTCGAAAGACCTATTTTCGATGATCTGCGAAATCGCCTACAAAAATCTCCTATAAACGTGGACGAATTTGCTAATGAAATGTATTCAATGGTCGAAGAAACATCATCTTTCTATGCTAATTTGTCCGAAGTCCCGAAACCAAAGCAGGCTGAAATACCACGTTTATGCGAAATAATCATCGGAggcgaaaaagaaagaaaagctGCTTGCAAGATCCTACTAAGCACTATCTGTGGCGATAGAACTAAGT ATCAtacaataaataataatattatatcTTCTTCAATTGCTGATACTTAtcctacaaaattttacttgaTAATCAcacaatataaaaaattgaatacggAAGATAGAAttggttttgatcaaattttaaaa AATGTAACAAGCAACTCGGAATTTAATAACCAGAAGTGCGCCATACTTGAAAGTTTGCTTCTGGTTCGTAGTCAAACAGATGGACAAGAACAAAAAACTACTTTACCCACCATAGTTATTCGAATAGGTTGCCCGATAAATATAAGAGGTTTATCCTGTGGAGAATTCAAggaaaattatccaaaacttAGGTCTGTGATGAATGCT ATAAAAACTGACCAAGAAGAATTACTAAGAGCAGAACAATCTGGTGGAAACATTTTAACACAGGATGACTACATATCTCAGAAATGGCTAAGGTTTTTCGAAAGTCGATCGATCACTGCTGATTCCACAGGAAAAGGAAACTCAAAGGAACCATCACGTTAA